In Leptospira sp. WS58.C1, a single genomic region encodes these proteins:
- a CDS encoding helix-turn-helix domain-containing protein, translating into MKQADAEELDGKELISSEHITEVVKENLKLIRHTKGLSLDKLASRCGVSRAMLSQIEQGKSVPTIAVLWKIATGLNVPFSELLKEKGTEGVFLLKAENTKVLYSSSKVYSSRALFPFIGGRRVEFYELILKPGGIEVAEAHKAGTTENLVVVQGKLRLRVGDKVVELDAKDSVYFRADVPHEYINPTDTETLMYLVMEYTDEAS; encoded by the coding sequence ATGAAACAGGCCGATGCCGAAGAACTCGATGGGAAGGAACTCATCTCCAGCGAACATATAACAGAAGTCGTTAAAGAAAACCTAAAATTAATTCGCCATACTAAAGGACTCTCATTAGACAAATTGGCATCCCGTTGCGGGGTGAGCCGAGCCATGCTTTCTCAAATAGAGCAAGGTAAAAGTGTTCCTACAATCGCGGTATTATGGAAGATCGCAACCGGTCTGAATGTTCCTTTCAGTGAACTTCTCAAAGAGAAGGGAACGGAAGGAGTTTTTCTCCTAAAAGCGGAGAATACGAAAGTCTTATATTCCAGCTCCAAGGTATATTCTAGTCGTGCCTTGTTTCCGTTTATCGGAGGCAGAAGGGTAGAATTTTACGAACTGATCCTGAAACCGGGAGGTATCGAAGTTGCAGAAGCTCATAAAGCCGGAACAACCGAGAACCTTGTCGTGGTCCAAGGGAAATTGCGCCTCCGTGTGGGGGACAAGGTGGTAGAACTGGATGCAAAAGATTCCGTATATTTTAGAGCGGATGTTCCCCACGAATATATCAACCCAACGGATACCGAAACTCTTATGTATCTGGTCATGGAATATACGGACGAAGCTAGCTAA
- the perRB gene encoding peroxide-responsive transcriptional repressor PerRB — translation MTVLGKQKEYCLTPDEIESRLKSVSIQPTMQRISICQYVLCEADHPTAEEVKEWVDKRSLKMSLATVYNTLNVLVSAGLLREFKFSCLGKSVFDSNIDDHFHFFDEKTGKFHDLDADLLTIDSKLPKEFKVNKMDILFTGSLEESNVSA, via the coding sequence ATGACTGTTTTAGGTAAACAAAAAGAATACTGCCTGACTCCGGACGAAATAGAGAGCAGATTAAAATCGGTTTCGATACAACCGACCATGCAAAGGATTTCCATTTGCCAATACGTGCTTTGTGAAGCGGATCATCCTACCGCGGAAGAAGTAAAAGAATGGGTAGATAAACGTTCTTTAAAGATGAGTTTGGCAACCGTTTACAATACTTTAAACGTTTTAGTATCTGCCGGTCTATTAAGAGAATTTAAATTTTCCTGTTTGGGAAAATCAGTATTCGATAGTAATATCGACGATCATTTCCATTTTTTCGATGAGAAAACAGGTAAATTCCATGATCTAGACGCGGACCTTCTTACCATAGATTCCAAACTTCCTAAAGAGTTTAAAGTGAATAAGATGGATATCCTATTCACCGGATCCTTGGAAGAATCGAACGTTTCTGCATGA